The Streptomyces sp. Je 1-332 genome has a window encoding:
- a CDS encoding MBL fold metallo-hydrolase, protein MTEAAALPGQPRGGVISGPATARAVNVLAPNASAMTLDGTNTWIVSEPDSGLAVVIDPGPLDDVHLRNVIATAEKAGQRVALTLLTHGHPDHAEGAARFAELTGTKVRALDPALRLGDEGLGAGDVITTGGLELRVVPTPGHTADSLCFHLPADQAVLTGDTVLGRGTTVVAHPDGRLGDYLDSLRRLRSLTVDDGVHTVLPGHGPVLEDAQGAVEFYLAHRANRLAQVETAVENGHAAPSDVVAHVYADVDRSLWPAAELSVRAQLDYLREHGLI, encoded by the coding sequence ATGACCGAAGCCGCCGCTCTACCCGGGCAGCCCCGGGGCGGAGTGATCAGTGGTCCCGCCACCGCCCGCGCGGTCAACGTCCTGGCTCCCAACGCGTCCGCGATGACGCTGGACGGGACCAACACCTGGATCGTGTCCGAGCCGGACTCCGGGCTCGCGGTCGTCATCGACCCGGGGCCCCTGGACGACGTACACCTCCGGAACGTCATCGCCACGGCCGAGAAGGCGGGGCAGCGGGTCGCGCTGACCCTCCTCACGCACGGCCACCCCGACCACGCGGAGGGCGCAGCCCGCTTCGCCGAGCTGACCGGCACCAAGGTGCGGGCCCTCGACCCCGCCCTGCGACTCGGCGACGAGGGCCTGGGCGCGGGTGACGTGATCACGACGGGCGGCCTGGAGCTCCGGGTGGTCCCGACGCCGGGCCACACCGCGGATTCCCTCTGCTTCCACCTCCCGGCCGATCAGGCGGTCCTGACGGGGGATACGGTCCTCGGCCGCGGTACGACGGTCGTGGCGCACCCTGACGGGCGCCTGGGGGACTATCTGGACTCCCTGCGGCGGCTGAGGTCCCTGACGGTCGACGACGGCGTGCACACGGTGCTGCCGGGCCACGGCCCGGTCCTGGAGGACGCCCAGGGCGCCGTCGAGTTCTACCTCGCCCACCGCGCGAACCGCCTGGCCCAGGTCGAGACAGCAGTGGAGAACGGCCACGCGGCCCCGTCGGACGTGGTCGCCCACGTATACGCGGACGTGGACCGCTCCTTGTGGCCGGCGGCGGAACTGTCGGTGAGGGCGCAACTGGACTACTTGCGAGAACACGGCTTGATCTAG
- a CDS encoding Crp/Fnr family transcriptional regulator — MDDVLRRAPLFAALDDEQAAELRASMSEVTLARGDALFHEGDPGDRLYVVTEGKVKLHRTSPDGRENMLAVLGPGELIGELSLFDPGPRTATASALTEVKLLGLGHGDLQPWLNARPEVAAALLRAVARRLRKTNDQMSDLVFSDVPGRVARALLDLSRRFGVQSEEGIHVVHDLTQEELAQLVGASRETVNKALADFAGRGWLRLEARAVILLDVERLAKRSR; from the coding sequence GTGGACGACGTTCTGCGGCGCGCCCCGCTCTTCGCGGCGCTCGATGACGAGCAGGCCGCGGAGCTCCGCGCCTCCATGAGTGAGGTGACGCTCGCGCGCGGGGATGCGCTTTTCCATGAGGGTGACCCCGGAGACCGCCTTTATGTGGTCACCGAGGGCAAGGTGAAGCTTCACCGCACCTCACCCGACGGCCGAGAGAACATGCTCGCGGTGCTCGGCCCCGGCGAGCTCATCGGTGAGCTCTCGCTGTTCGACCCGGGCCCGCGTACGGCGACCGCCTCCGCGCTGACCGAGGTCAAGCTGCTGGGCCTCGGCCACGGCGACCTTCAGCCGTGGCTGAACGCGCGGCCCGAGGTGGCCGCGGCGCTGCTGCGTGCCGTTGCCCGGCGCCTGCGCAAGACGAATGACCAGATGTCCGATCTGGTCTTCTCCGACGTGCCCGGGCGTGTGGCCCGCGCCCTCCTCGACCTGTCGCGCCGCTTCGGTGTGCAGTCCGAAGAGGGCATCCACGTCGTGCACGACCTCACGCAGGAAGAGCTGGCCCAGCTGGTCGGCGCGTCCCGCGAGACGGTCAACAAGGCTCTGGCGGACTTCGCGGGGCGCGGCTGGCTTCGGCTTGAGGCGCGTGCGGTGATTTTGCTGGATGTGGAGCGGTTGGCCAAGCGGTCACGCTGA